The proteins below are encoded in one region of Epinephelus lanceolatus isolate andai-2023 chromosome 7, ASM4190304v1, whole genome shotgun sequence:
- the LOC117260523 gene encoding uncharacterized protein LOC117260523 isoform X3, which translates to MFHDVIKLEILDCAEKETRYYGERFSYHIPREAAFLEFTPLDSEDQPKVLWNHTNRHTNRGGRGQVKRNVWEIMNVNQGDMGHYNFRRKDNTLLSRIQLTVQEGFRQYDTKVDKRLLIENPLGDVPMTVTFTPEGEMKHYTLMKAGLLVEDEMDSMPWTFTRRILVVQDGIEIDPVESTDSGTFEFRDPQGHLALIAQVVVKRVFISPAPAVGYGTSIFGILFAGIICRCCVKSCSKESSSKRNKSALQTAGAHARAPAPAPAPAVYNHDSDRSGGPIYSAAPGSGYSHQPLNSGGPTSILIEPMVHNPSQIHVSSPQPEVDPLGGEGDDPAPSLSFDCLSSDPEPKFELKLPSAPPLSSDATFSDVYTSDKLNFL; encoded by the exons ATGTTTCACGATGTCATCAAACTGGAAATTTTGG aTTGTGCTGAAAAGGAAACAAGGTATTACGGGGAAAGGTTCTCCTATCATATTCCTAGAGAGGCTGCATTTTTGGAGTTTACTCCCCTTGACAGTGAGGACCAGCCAAAGGTCCTGTGGAACCACACCAACCGTCACACCAATAGGGGAGGCAGAGGACAGGTGAAGCGTAATGTGTGGGAGATTATGAACGTAAATCAGGGAGACATGGGCCACTACAACTTCagaagaaaagacaacactttgCTGTCGAGGATACAGCTCACAGTACAAG agggatttaGACAATATGATACAAAGGTGGACAAGCGGCTCCTCATTGAAAATCCTCTAGGTGATGTGCCGATGACTGTGACTTTTACACCTGAGGGGGAAATGAAACACTACACATTGATGAAAGCAGGCCTTCTGGTTGAAGATGAGATGGACTCTATGCCTTGGACTTTTACACGGAGGATTTTGGTTGTGCAAGATGGCATAGAGATTGATCCTGTGGAAAGCACAGACTCTGGGACCTTTGAGTTCAGAGACCCACAAGGTCACCTGGCCCTGATTGCGCAGGTGGTGGTAAAACGTG TTTTTATATCTCCAGCTCCTGCCGTTGGTTATGGTACTTCTATTTTTGGGATTTTGTTTGCGGGTATTATCTGCCGTTGCTGTGTGAAAAGCTGCTCTAAAGAGAGCTCTTCTAAAAGGAACAAGTCTGCTCTTCAGACTGCAGGTGCACATGCACGggcacctgcacctgcacctgcacctgctGTCTATAACCAT GATTCGGATCGATCTGGAGGCCCAATTTACTCCGCTGCACCTGGTTCAGGTTACTCTCATCAGCCATTGAATTCTGGAGGACCCACATCTATCTTAATTGAGCCAATG GTACACAACCCATCGCAAATCCATGTGAGCTCCCCTCAGCCtgag GTTGACCCTCTAGGAGGGGAGGGAGACGATCCAGCTCCTTCACTCAGCTTTGATTGTCTCTCGTCGGACCCTGAGCCAAAGTTTGAGCTGAAACTGCCCTCTGCTCCCCCCCTCAGTTCAGATGCAACTTTCAGTGATGTTTACACCTCAGATAAACTCAACTTTCTGTAA
- the LOC117260523 gene encoding uncharacterized protein LOC117260523 isoform X2 yields MMDNGEAKDPRLKVSFISAVFEDLTERDDGFFSVSDDNGMFHDVIKLEILDCAEKETRYYGERFSYHIPREAAFLEFTPLDSEDQPKVLWNHTNRHTNRGGRGQVKRNVWEIMNVNQGDMGHYNFRRKDNTLLSRIQLTVQEGFRQYDTKVDKRLLIENPLGDVPMTVTFTPEGEMKHYTLMKAGLLVEDEMDSMPWTFTRRILVVQDGIEIDPVESTDSGTFEFRDPQGHLALIAQVVVKRVFISPAPAVGYGTSIFGILFAGIICRCCVKSCSKESSSKRNKSALQTAGAHARAPAPAPAPAVYNHDSDRSGGPIYSAAPGSGYSHQPLNSGGPTSILIEPMVHNPSQIHVSSPQPEVDPLGGEGDDPAPSLSFDCLSSDPEPKFELKLPSAPPLSSDATFSDVYTSDKLNFL; encoded by the exons ATGATGGATAATGGGGAG GCAAAGGACCCACGCCTTAAAGTTTCATTCATCTCAGCTGTATTCGAAGATTTGACAGAAAGAGATGatggatttttttctgtctcagatGATAATGGCATGTTTCACGATGTCATCAAACTGGAAATTTTGG aTTGTGCTGAAAAGGAAACAAGGTATTACGGGGAAAGGTTCTCCTATCATATTCCTAGAGAGGCTGCATTTTTGGAGTTTACTCCCCTTGACAGTGAGGACCAGCCAAAGGTCCTGTGGAACCACACCAACCGTCACACCAATAGGGGAGGCAGAGGACAGGTGAAGCGTAATGTGTGGGAGATTATGAACGTAAATCAGGGAGACATGGGCCACTACAACTTCagaagaaaagacaacactttgCTGTCGAGGATACAGCTCACAGTACAAG agggatttaGACAATATGATACAAAGGTGGACAAGCGGCTCCTCATTGAAAATCCTCTAGGTGATGTGCCGATGACTGTGACTTTTACACCTGAGGGGGAAATGAAACACTACACATTGATGAAAGCAGGCCTTCTGGTTGAAGATGAGATGGACTCTATGCCTTGGACTTTTACACGGAGGATTTTGGTTGTGCAAGATGGCATAGAGATTGATCCTGTGGAAAGCACAGACTCTGGGACCTTTGAGTTCAGAGACCCACAAGGTCACCTGGCCCTGATTGCGCAGGTGGTGGTAAAACGTG TTTTTATATCTCCAGCTCCTGCCGTTGGTTATGGTACTTCTATTTTTGGGATTTTGTTTGCGGGTATTATCTGCCGTTGCTGTGTGAAAAGCTGCTCTAAAGAGAGCTCTTCTAAAAGGAACAAGTCTGCTCTTCAGACTGCAGGTGCACATGCACGggcacctgcacctgcacctgcacctgctGTCTATAACCAT GATTCGGATCGATCTGGAGGCCCAATTTACTCCGCTGCACCTGGTTCAGGTTACTCTCATCAGCCATTGAATTCTGGAGGACCCACATCTATCTTAATTGAGCCAATG GTACACAACCCATCGCAAATCCATGTGAGCTCCCCTCAGCCtgag GTTGACCCTCTAGGAGGGGAGGGAGACGATCCAGCTCCTTCACTCAGCTTTGATTGTCTCTCGTCGGACCCTGAGCCAAAGTTTGAGCTGAAACTGCCCTCTGCTCCCCCCCTCAGTTCAGATGCAACTTTCAGTGATGTTTACACCTCAGATAAACTCAACTTTCTGTAA
- the LOC117260523 gene encoding uncharacterized protein LOC117260523 isoform X1 yields MKHKSTVTYKMKMNTADMLLLHAAVLCILYGSSAGLKHKTVCYGKNYEIPFSYAPPLFHGPLYFTPNGGSRRLMMDNGEAKDPRLKVSFISAVFEDLTERDDGFFSVSDDNGMFHDVIKLEILDCAEKETRYYGERFSYHIPREAAFLEFTPLDSEDQPKVLWNHTNRHTNRGGRGQVKRNVWEIMNVNQGDMGHYNFRRKDNTLLSRIQLTVQEGFRQYDTKVDKRLLIENPLGDVPMTVTFTPEGEMKHYTLMKAGLLVEDEMDSMPWTFTRRILVVQDGIEIDPVESTDSGTFEFRDPQGHLALIAQVVVKRVFISPAPAVGYGTSIFGILFAGIICRCCVKSCSKESSSKRNKSALQTAGAHARAPAPAPAPAVYNHDSDRSGGPIYSAAPGSGYSHQPLNSGGPTSILIEPMVHNPSQIHVSSPQPEVDPLGGEGDDPAPSLSFDCLSSDPEPKFELKLPSAPPLSSDATFSDVYTSDKLNFL; encoded by the exons ATGAAACACAAATCGACCGTAacatataaaatgaaaatgaacactGCA GACATGCTATTGTTGCACGCCGCTGTTTTGTGCATCTTGTATG GTTCATCTGCTGGTCTCAAGCATAAAACGGTGTGCTATGGCAAAAATTATGAAATACCATTTTCTTATGCACCACCTCTTTTCCATGGTCCATTGTACTTCACTCCAAATGGGGGATCCAGGAGGCTAATGATGGATAATGGGGAG GCAAAGGACCCACGCCTTAAAGTTTCATTCATCTCAGCTGTATTCGAAGATTTGACAGAAAGAGATGatggatttttttctgtctcagatGATAATGGCATGTTTCACGATGTCATCAAACTGGAAATTTTGG aTTGTGCTGAAAAGGAAACAAGGTATTACGGGGAAAGGTTCTCCTATCATATTCCTAGAGAGGCTGCATTTTTGGAGTTTACTCCCCTTGACAGTGAGGACCAGCCAAAGGTCCTGTGGAACCACACCAACCGTCACACCAATAGGGGAGGCAGAGGACAGGTGAAGCGTAATGTGTGGGAGATTATGAACGTAAATCAGGGAGACATGGGCCACTACAACTTCagaagaaaagacaacactttgCTGTCGAGGATACAGCTCACAGTACAAG agggatttaGACAATATGATACAAAGGTGGACAAGCGGCTCCTCATTGAAAATCCTCTAGGTGATGTGCCGATGACTGTGACTTTTACACCTGAGGGGGAAATGAAACACTACACATTGATGAAAGCAGGCCTTCTGGTTGAAGATGAGATGGACTCTATGCCTTGGACTTTTACACGGAGGATTTTGGTTGTGCAAGATGGCATAGAGATTGATCCTGTGGAAAGCACAGACTCTGGGACCTTTGAGTTCAGAGACCCACAAGGTCACCTGGCCCTGATTGCGCAGGTGGTGGTAAAACGTG TTTTTATATCTCCAGCTCCTGCCGTTGGTTATGGTACTTCTATTTTTGGGATTTTGTTTGCGGGTATTATCTGCCGTTGCTGTGTGAAAAGCTGCTCTAAAGAGAGCTCTTCTAAAAGGAACAAGTCTGCTCTTCAGACTGCAGGTGCACATGCACGggcacctgcacctgcacctgcacctgctGTCTATAACCAT GATTCGGATCGATCTGGAGGCCCAATTTACTCCGCTGCACCTGGTTCAGGTTACTCTCATCAGCCATTGAATTCTGGAGGACCCACATCTATCTTAATTGAGCCAATG GTACACAACCCATCGCAAATCCATGTGAGCTCCCCTCAGCCtgag GTTGACCCTCTAGGAGGGGAGGGAGACGATCCAGCTCCTTCACTCAGCTTTGATTGTCTCTCGTCGGACCCTGAGCCAAAGTTTGAGCTGAAACTGCCCTCTGCTCCCCCCCTCAGTTCAGATGCAACTTTCAGTGATGTTTACACCTCAGATAAACTCAACTTTCTGTAA